The proteins below are encoded in one region of Telopea speciosissima isolate NSW1024214 ecotype Mountain lineage chromosome 10, Tspe_v1, whole genome shotgun sequence:
- the LOC122641893 gene encoding uncharacterized protein LOC122641893, with the protein MDLLLAKNLLLLLLTLSMMMALFTSVSAALPSVSVASLHHTPRIHRRFSLQVDALSSSSSSSSFPDCSPAKSVTSSSTPVTKKPLLGPSRPPDPSFNNTISNPNSNPVIRLVPSAESSIEKVIFDFRFLALLAVGGSLAGSLLCFLNGCVYIFEAYRVYWTGCLKGIHTGQMVLQLVEAIDVYLAGTVMLIFGMGLYGLFISNVPPDVPPTNDRALKGSSLFGMFTLKERPKWMKISSLDELKTKVGHVIVMILLVKMLERSKMVTIATGMDLLSYSVCIFLSSASLYILHNLHNFKLRFFDD; encoded by the exons ATGGATCTCTTACTTGCcaaaaatcttcttcttctacttctcacACTCTCGATGATGATGGCTCTGTTCACTTCGGTATCAGCTGCTCTCCCATCAGTCTCCGTCGCGTCACTCCATCACACTCCGCGAATTCATAGGCGCTTCTCGCTTCAGGTTGATGCCCTtagctcctcctcctcctcctcatcgtTCCCTGACTGCTCCCCTGCCAAAAGCGTTACTTCGTCTTCAACCCCTGTAACCAAGAAGCCCTTGCTCGGACCCTCTCGGCCGCCGGATCCAAGCTTCAATAATACGATTTCCAATCCCAACAGCAACCCAGTTATTCGCCTCGTTCCCTCCGCGGAATCTTCCATTGAGAAG GTAATTTTTGACTTCCGTTTCTTGGCGCTTCTGGCTGTTGGAGGTTCATTGGCGGGTTCCTTGTTGTGCTTTTTGAAT GGTTGTGTTTACATTTTTGAGGCCTACAGGGTATACTGGACAGGATGTCTCAAAGGGATTCATACAGGACAGATGGTTCTACAATTAGTTGAAGCTATTG ATGTTTATCTTGCTGGTACTGTCATGTTAATATTTGGTATGGGCTTGTATGGACTATTTATCAGTAATGTACCTCCTGATGTACCCCCCACAAATGACCGTGCTCTCAAGGGATCTTCCTTGTTCGGGATGTTTACTTTGAAG GAGAGACCTAAATGGATGAAGATCAGCTCACTTGATGAACTGAAGACAAAAGTGGGACATGTTATTGTCATGATTCTTCTCGTAAAGATGTTAGAGAGGAGCAAGATGGTGACAATAGCTACTGGAATGGATCTGCTTAGTTACTCTGTGTGTATTTTTTTGTCATCTGCCTCCTTGTACATTCTTCATAATCTCCACAATTTCAAACTAAGGTTTTTTGATGACTAG